The Methanothrix soehngenii GP6 genome has a window encoding:
- a CDS encoding 6-hydroxymethylpterin diphosphokinase MptE-like protein, with the protein MQFATWEPFYNQILQDFGFSSARDEEGAHLLAELLQYSGDCRPSAEERIRGRKAVIFGNAPSLDRELDALPPMDAARIAADGAAAVLLRRGIVPDVVVSDLDGPFPAILEACQKKAIIVVHAHGDNLDALARYVPQLENVIGTCQCRPSGGLYNFGGFTDGDRSVFLAVELGASSIELVGFDFEDQSVTPRKRKKLAWAKRLIEIALSEK; encoded by the coding sequence ATGCAGTTCGCTACGTGGGAGCCATTCTACAATCAGATATTGCAGGACTTCGGCTTCTCTTCTGCCAGGGATGAAGAGGGAGCGCATCTACTGGCAGAGCTTTTGCAGTATTCCGGAGATTGTCGCCCATCGGCAGAGGAACGGATTCGCGGGAGAAAGGCAGTGATATTTGGCAATGCTCCATCCCTTGACCGCGAGCTTGATGCGCTGCCCCCTATGGATGCTGCCCGCATCGCTGCGGACGGGGCGGCAGCAGTTCTCTTAAGAAGGGGAATTGTGCCGGATGTTGTGGTTTCCGACCTGGACGGCCCCTTTCCTGCAATTCTGGAGGCCTGCCAGAAGAAAGCGATCATCGTCGTTCATGCTCACGGAGACAATCTGGATGCCTTAGCCAGATATGTGCCCCAGCTGGAGAATGTCATCGGCACCTGCCAGTGCCGGCCATCGGGTGGACTGTACAACTTTGGGGGATTCACAGACGGAGATCGGTCCGTATTCCTGGCGGTCGAGCTCGGGGCGTCCTCAATTGAGCTGGTGGGCTTTGACTTTGAGGACCAGAGCGTGACCCCCCGAAAAAGAAAGAAGCTGGCCTGGGCGAAGAGGCTAATAGAGATCGCCCTATCCGAAAAGTGA
- the tmk gene encoding dTMP kinase produces MKGLLITLEGIDGSGKSTAIRHIAAKLKELVPERTLLITAEPSNSAAGRILRSEILRESTGELSFAEHMEELFLFMADHARHLADTIIPSLEAGAIVLCDRYADSTAAYQGVTLKGIVPDPLVWIREIYRPWNLRPDRTLLFLLDPQLSVQRISSRSGREKFERQEFLRQVDGNFRRLASLEPERFVIIDASLDEDAVAESAVSSILEMLT; encoded by the coding sequence GTGAAAGGCCTGCTTATCACACTGGAGGGGATCGACGGCTCGGGAAAGAGCACAGCGATCCGCCATATTGCGGCAAAGCTGAAGGAGCTGGTTCCGGAAAGAACGCTGCTCATCACCGCTGAGCCCTCCAACAGCGCTGCTGGGAGGATACTGCGTTCAGAGATATTGAGGGAATCGACCGGCGAGCTATCATTTGCCGAGCACATGGAAGAGCTCTTCCTCTTCATGGCAGACCATGCCCGCCACCTGGCCGATACCATAATCCCATCTTTGGAGGCGGGGGCAATTGTCTTATGCGATCGGTATGCCGACTCCACCGCTGCCTATCAGGGGGTGACTCTGAAAGGGATTGTTCCCGATCCCCTGGTCTGGATCAGAGAGATCTATCGACCATGGAACCTGCGCCCGGACAGGACTCTCCTCTTCCTTTTGGATCCCCAATTATCAGTGCAGAGAATCAGCTCTCGTTCGGGGAGAGAGAAGTTCGAACGGCAGGAGTTTTTGCGCCAGGTGGACGGGAACTTTCGCAGGCTGGCATCCCTGGAGCCAGAGCGCTTTGTGATCATAGATGCGAGCCTCGATGAGGATGCGGTGGCAGAGAGCGCTGTATCTTCCATACTTGAAATGCTGACCTAG
- a CDS encoding manganese-dependent inorganic pyrophosphatase, translating into MTDKIYVIGHKSPDTDSVTSAITYANLKNALGMKEAVPAAAGDINAETKFLLDHFKVPYPEKLTDATDKKVILVDHNEMAQAVDNLNMENIVEIVDHHKIGGLATGKPIFFLNEPVGATGGIIANLYEMNNVPISKEMAGLMMSAILSDTVLFKSPTCTPRDKTAVEKLAKIAGVDPMSFGMELLKAKSDVSSKSAKDILLGDFKKFDFSGTKSGVGQIEVMDLKDLEPKRAAILEEMNKMKDAEGLDMIVLMLTDVMKEASDILFVGNAQAAAGFEKAFGGKIQNNSIYKEKVLSRKKQVVPPLEGAFKK; encoded by the coding sequence TTGACCGACAAGATCTATGTAATCGGGCACAAGAGTCCTGATACCGATTCTGTAACATCTGCCATAACCTATGCCAATCTGAAGAACGCCCTGGGAATGAAAGAGGCCGTACCTGCCGCCGCAGGAGACATAAATGCCGAGACCAAGTTCCTGCTGGACCACTTCAAGGTTCCTTACCCGGAGAAGCTCACCGATGCTACAGACAAGAAAGTGATACTGGTAGACCACAATGAGATGGCCCAGGCGGTGGACAATCTCAATATGGAGAACATCGTGGAGATCGTGGACCACCACAAGATAGGGGGCCTGGCTACAGGAAAGCCCATATTCTTCCTCAATGAGCCGGTGGGCGCGACTGGCGGCATCATCGCGAACCTCTATGAGATGAACAATGTGCCGATCAGCAAGGAGATGGCTGGCCTGATGATGTCCGCCATCCTCTCAGATACCGTCCTATTCAAGTCGCCCACCTGCACTCCTCGCGACAAGACCGCAGTGGAGAAGCTGGCCAAAATCGCTGGCGTCGATCCGATGAGTTTCGGTATGGAGCTGCTGAAGGCCAAGAGCGATGTCTCATCCAAGTCGGCCAAGGATATTCTCCTGGGAGACTTCAAGAAGTTCGACTTCTCCGGCACAAAGTCCGGCGTTGGTCAGATCGAGGTCATGGATCTGAAGGACCTGGAGCCCAAGAGAGCGGCAATCCTGGAAGAGATGAACAAGATGAAGGACGCTGAAGGTCTGGATATGATCGTTCTGATGCTCACCGATGTCATGAAAGAGGCAAGCGACATTCTCTTCGTAGGAAATGCCCAGGCAGCGGCAGGATTTGAGAAGGCATTCGGCGGCAAGATCCAGAATAACTCCATCTACAAGGAAAAGGTACTCTCCAGGAAAAAGCAGGTTGTCCCGCCCCTGGAAGGCGCCTTCAAGAAATAA
- a CDS encoding tRNA(Ile)(2)-agmatinylcytidine synthase, protein MFIGIDDTDSERGLCTTYLAAVLMERLVSWGEIEGLPRLIRLNPCARYKTRGNAALAFSLKSSRPDMVKRIALQTLLELSDFSGSNTNPGLVIAEEVTERMRAFYRSAVTEILSIDSARRLLDEEGIWYRGFKKGRGLIGALAAVGADLPDWTYELIAYRQRSQWGTPRFIDPATVWEADRLTYPQTWDTVDHHNHRVVFAPHSADPVLFGIRGSDPVAIKRAFETIRSEPVERYVLYQTNQGTDAHILEGQIARAKDSQSYRLHGFVAGPARVIAGGHVFLTLHNEGVGLNGGGRIECAAFEPTKNFRNIIKELRPGDELEVFGSVRDGTLNLEKINILHLAPEKVQAAPLCPQCHRRMESAGKGQGYRCRRCKTRSSSREIENRARDLETGFYEVPPCARRHLSMPLVRLKQKDLCIHPSR, encoded by the coding sequence ATGTTTATTGGAATAGATGATACCGATTCTGAACGAGGCCTGTGCACCACTTATCTGGCCGCGGTGCTCATGGAGAGGCTCGTTTCTTGGGGGGAGATCGAGGGCCTGCCCAGGCTCATCCGCCTCAATCCCTGCGCCCGCTATAAGACCCGGGGTAATGCTGCCCTCGCCTTCAGCCTTAAGAGCAGCCGCCCGGATATGGTGAAGAGAATCGCTCTCCAGACGCTTCTCGAGCTTTCCGACTTCTCTGGTTCCAACACCAATCCCGGACTGGTGATTGCAGAGGAGGTGACGGAGAGGATGAGGGCCTTCTATCGCTCTGCGGTCACGGAGATTCTCAGCATAGACTCCGCGAGACGACTTCTGGACGAGGAGGGGATATGGTATCGGGGCTTCAAGAAGGGAAGGGGTCTGATCGGCGCTCTGGCTGCGGTGGGGGCAGACCTGCCGGACTGGACCTATGAGCTGATAGCCTATCGGCAGCGCAGCCAGTGGGGCACGCCCAGGTTCATAGATCCCGCCACCGTATGGGAAGCGGACAGGCTCACTTATCCCCAGACCTGGGATACTGTGGACCATCATAACCATAGAGTGGTATTCGCGCCCCATTCTGCTGATCCAGTCCTCTTCGGCATAAGAGGCTCGGATCCAGTGGCCATTAAAAGAGCATTTGAGACCATAAGATCTGAGCCGGTGGAGAGGTATGTGCTCTATCAGACCAACCAGGGCACAGATGCCCATATCCTCGAAGGCCAGATAGCCCGGGCAAAGGACAGCCAGAGCTACCGGCTGCACGGTTTTGTCGCCGGGCCGGCCAGGGTGATCGCTGGTGGACACGTATTCTTGACCCTTCATAATGAGGGAGTGGGGCTGAATGGGGGGGGCAGGATTGAGTGCGCAGCCTTCGAGCCCACCAAGAACTTCCGCAATATCATAAAAGAGCTGCGGCCGGGGGATGAGCTGGAGGTCTTCGGTTCGGTGCGGGATGGAACGCTGAACCTGGAGAAGATCAACATCCTCCATCTTGCTCCCGAAAAGGTACAGGCAGCGCCCTTATGCCCTCAATGCCATAGAAGGATGGAGTCCGCGGGCAAGGGCCAGGGCTACCGCTGCCGTCGCTGCAAGACCAGATCATCCTCTCGCGAAATAGAGAATCGGGCCCGTGATCTTGAGACCGGGTTTTATGAGGTGCCTCCCTGCGCTCGCCGCCATCTCTCAATGCCTTTGGTGCGCTTGAAACAGAAGGATCTATGCATTCACCCCAGCCGCTAG